In the genome of Caldisphaera lagunensis DSM 15908, the window AAAATATAAAAATAAAACTGAAAGCAAAAATGCAGGCCATCCAATGTCATCTTTTGCAGGTGCTTTAAAAATAAGTTTAGAAAAAATTAATAGTTATAGACTTTGCGATTATGATTTACCAAAAAAAGAAAATATAAATAATGCATTAAAATTAATATTGGTTTCATATATTATAACATTAATTCTAACAATAGCTATAATTTATTTAATAAAACTTTAAAAATTAAGAGAATAAAAATTAAAACAGTGAAAATATATGTGTATTGAATATGCAGAAAAATTATCTAAAATTATATATGAAAATTCACGAAAAAATAATTGTGATTGCATCTTGTTTAGTGGAGGAATTGACACAACATTTATCTTAATGTCCTTAATAAATGAGAAGCCTAAAACAATTTCAGTAGTGTTCAATGAATCTAAAGATAAGGAATATATAGATTATGTTAAAAATAAATTAAATATAGAGAATTATGAAATTATTATAAAAAATGAACAAGAAATAGGCGATTGTTTAAATAATGTTTTATATTCTTTAAAAGTTATTGATCCTATAGAAATAATTTCAGGTGTTTCAGTATGCTTAGGTCTTAAAAAGGCAAAGGAACTTAAATGCAATTGCATTATAACTGGTGATGGAGGAGATGAACTCTATTTTGGCTACGATTTCTTATTAAATAGAAATGAAAGCTATTTAAATAACTGGCTAAAAAATGTGTTGAATAATGCATTTTTCAATTCCATTCCAATATCTAATTATATGGGAATCAAGGCTATATTACCATTATATAGCAATGAATCTAAAGAACTTTCTTTAAGTATTCCGACAAAATGTAAAATTAACGAAATTAATGGCAAAATCTATGGAAAATATTTTATGAGGCTATGGCTTATGAGGAAAGGATTAGAATTCGTTGCTTTAAGAAATAAAACACCAATAACTATTGGTACAGGATCTGAAATTTTGTTGCAAAGTTGGAAAAATAAAGTTAAAAAAGAAGAAATCCAAGAATATAAAAACAAATATAGAATAAACTTCCCTTCATTATCTCATTTCTACTTATTTAAAAAAGGTCTTGAATTAGGAATTTTTAATGATGAATTGGAAAATAAATCAAATAAGAACCCTTGTCCTATATGTGGTCATGAAATGAAAGGAAATCATTGTAAATTTTGCGGTACATATATTGATGAAAAAGGACAAATTTCTTATTATAAAGACTTTTAAGATTTTTTCATTAAGTTCATCAAATATTGACCATTACTTAGCATCCATAGATCATTATTGAAATAAACGTAAACTTCTTTTGGATTTAAATTAATTATTGTTTTAGCTATATAGTTTAATTCCTCTTCACTGTATTCATAATAATACCATTTAGTTTTTCCATGCATTCTTAAATAAATTATATCATTTGTTTTAGCTATATACTCTATTATTGGCGAGCTTACACTAACAAAAGTTGTTTCTAATCTATTAAAAAGATCTATTGTGTCTTCATTAAACCATGTCTTATGCCTAAACTCTATTGCTAATCTTCTTCCCAAATTAGCTTCTTTTATAAAACTAAGTAACCTATCTAAATTTTCATCGTTTTTATTAAAGGATGGAGGTAATTGAATTAAGTAAAATGAGGTTATATTGTCCATAACGCTAAAAGCATCCAAAAACTTCTTAAAAACCTCTATTGCATCTTTATTCAATCTATGAGTGTGGGAAACTGACTTATGAACCTTAATTGCCCACCTTAATGAGGATCCCTTTTCAGACCATGATTTAATTTGATTTTTATATGGAAACCTATAAAATGAAGCATTTAATTCTACTGTATTAAAACCTGATTCTTTTATATACCAATCAAGTGATCTTCCCTTATTCCAAGAATACATCCATCCCGAAGTGCCTACAAATATTTCCATTGTTCCACAATTAAAGATATGTTTTGAAAAATATTTAAAGATATAAAGGTTAATCCAAAAGAGCAAGATCTTTAATGTATTCTTTTAATATATAAAGAATGATGTATATTATAAAAACTAAAATTCATTATTAATTTAAAGTATTTTCATAAACGTTTAAAAAATATTTATCTTCTTTTATTTTAATATAGACTAACAAAATAAGTAAGAAGAGATGAAACTTAATGGAAGAAAAAGGAAGTGAAGAAAAGATTATAAAAGAAACATTGCAAAGGATTTATGAAATTTCTCCCTTAGATCTTTACATATTATTTCACTTAAAAAAAGCAAATGTTGACTATGGTAGGTCCATCGCCTCCATTTTAGGAATATCAATAGATATAATTACTGATGAACTAGATAAACTTGAGAAAATGGGGTTGATTGAAAGACATCAAGGTAGTGCAATAAAAAGGAGCGAGGCTAAATTTAAGCTAGCAGAAGAAGTA includes:
- a CDS encoding asparagine synthase C-terminal domain-containing protein, which produces MFSGGIDTTFILMSLINEKPKTISVVFNESKDKEYIDYVKNKLNIENYEIIIKNEQEIGDCLNNVLYSLKVIDPIEIISGVSVCLGLKKAKELKCNCIITGDGGDELYFGYDFLLNRNESYLNNWLKNVLNNAFFNSIPISNYMGIKAILPLYSNESKELSLSIPTKCKINEINGKIYGKYFMRLWLMRKGLEFVALRNKTPITIGTGSEILLQSWKNKVKKEEIQEYKNKYRINFPSLSHFYLFKKGLELGIFNDELENKSNKNPCPICGHEMKGNHCKFCGTYIDEKGQISYYKDF
- a CDS encoding DUF72 domain-containing protein, which codes for MEIFVGTSGWMYSWNKGRSLDWYIKESGFNTVELNASFYRFPYKNQIKSWSEKGSSLRWAIKVHKSVSHTHRLNKDAIEVFKKFLDAFSVMDNITSFYLIQLPPSFNKNDENLDRLLSFIKEANLGRRLAIEFRHKTWFNEDTIDLFNRLETTFVSVSSPIIEYIAKTNDIIYLRMHGKTKWYYYEYSEEELNYIAKTIINLNPKEVYVYFNNDLWMLSNGQYLMNLMKKS